The genomic region AGCGCGGTCGGCTCGTTCGCGCTGTTGTCGAGGAGCTTCAAACCAAAGAAACCGTAGCGTATCTGCATCTGACAGCGCGTGTGCGCCCGTGCGACAGGCAGTTCCTCCTTGCTGTTGCGAACGACCTCGCTGGGATCGATATTCGATTCGCACTCATCTCAACACAACTCGTTGAGGCTGGGGTCGACATTAGCTTCGACACCGTCTACCGTGACTTCGCACCCCTAGATTCGATAGTACAGGCGGCGGGTCGGTGTAACCGCTCATACGAACGCGCACCGGAAACCGGTGTTACTACGATCTGGCAGCTCGAACCACCTAGCGAATGCAATACACCTCCATCAACCGCAGTGTACGCACCGAACCGAAGTCGAGGTGAGACGGATCTTCTAATGCATACCCGCTCCGTTCTCGAAACTACCCGGGAAGAGCACGGAGCCGCGTTTGCTGACGAAGTTCTGGCGAAGGATGCTATCGAGCGCTATCACGATACTGTTGGAGAACGTGTTCACAGTGTCTCCGAGAGTAATGATCTCGTGACTGCATTCGAGCAGGCAGATGGGAAGACACTACGCGAAGCGTCACTCATCGAACGGCGACAGTCAGTTGAGGTATACGTATGTCGGACTACGGAGGAACACGACTCCGCAATGGCAATTGAATCACTCATGAGGGAACGGAAGTTCGATGAGGTAGACTCGAAACGGGACGAATTGGCATCGATTCGGGTTTCGATTCCGGTTCCGAAGGCGAATACGGATGCTGCAAGCGGTATCCTCAGTCTCGAGCCGTTACTTAATGAAGAGGAGAAGCGGCACGATCCGGAACGGATTCTCCATGCATCGAATTCGATATTCGATCCAGAATTCGGCGTGCAACCGAGCGAATACGGTCTGGAGGATCGATTCTTTTGACCGCCGCTGATCCAGTCGACTGCCTCCTCGCAACCGCTCGCGGCGAGCCGGTCAACGAGCCGTTCCGCGTCACAGGCGTGATGGTGCAGTACTACTACGTCTGCAAACGGGAACTCTGGTTCGAGAGCCGGAACCTCGAAATCGACCGTGAGAACGCGACCGTCGTCCGTGGCACCCGCATCGATGAGACAGCCTACAGCGACAAACGAGAGAACCTCCATCTCGGCATGATTTCACTCGACCTGCTGGACGACGGCCGCGTTGTCGAAGTCAAACCCTCCTCAACGCTCACTGAACCCGCCAAAATGCAGCTGTCGTACTACCTCTGGTATCTCGACCGTGTCGCCGACATCCAGCGGGATGGCGTCTTGGCGCATCCCAGCGAGCGAAAGCGCGAGCCGGTCGAACTCACGGCGGAGCGAGCGGAGAGGGTCGAAACCGCGATCCGTGGGATTCACGAGGTCGTCAGCCAGGCCTCGCCGCCACCGGCCGAGGAGAAACCGTTCTGTGACTCCTGTGCGTACCACGATTTCTGTTGGTGTTAATAATGGATCGCAACTATCACGTTTTTTCGGACGGTCGACTCGAACGCAGCGACGACACGCTCAGATTCGTCCCCGATGGCGATGGGCAAAAGCAGTACATCCCAATCGAGAACGCCGAGGCGTTCTTCCTCCACGGCCAGATCGATTTCAACACGCGGCTGATGTCGTTTCTCAACGACCGCACAGTCGCACTGCACGTCTTCGGTTGGGAAGACTACTACTCGGGGTCGGTGATGCCGAAACGCGGGCAGACCTCTGGGAAGACCGTCGTCAATCAGGTTCGAGCCTACGAGAATAGACAGCACAGACGGCAGCTTGCCGCTGCGATTGTTCGAGGCAGCATCCACAATATGCGGACGAATGTGGTCTACTACAACGGCCGTGATCACGACCTCGACGTTATTATTGAGGACTTGGAAGCCGCAGCCGACCGCGTTGACGGGGAGTTACCGGTTGATGAACTACTAGGAACCGAGGCCACCGCGAGAAAGGCGTACTACCGGAGCTTCAACGAAATCCTCCCGAACGAGTTCGAGCTGACGCAGCGCGAGTACAATCCACCACCAAACGAAATTAACAGCCTTATTTCGTTTGGAAACTCGCTGGTCTACGCCAACTGCGTTTCGGCAATCCGAGCCACAGCACTCGATCCGACGATCAGCTATCTTCATGAACCGGGTGAACGACGGTACTCATTATCGCTTGACCTCGCCGATCTGTTCAAACCTGTTCTCGCCGACCGTATACTGTTCCGGTTGGTGAACCGAAATCAGATTTCGGACGACGATTTCGAGACTGAACTCGGCTCGTGTTTACTTAGCGAATCCGGTCGGAAGACGTACACGAGGGAGTTCGAGGAGGCGCTTGAACGAACTGTCGAGCATCCGACGCTGAATCGCAAAGTCAGCTATCAGTACCTGCTCCGGATTGAGGCATACAAAATCAAGAAACACTTGCTTACCGGTGAGGAGTACGAGCCCTTCCAGCGGTGGTGGTAAAATGTACGTTGTAATGGTCTACGATCTGGAAGCTGACCGGACGCAGAAAGCTCTCAAACTCGGTCGACGCTATCTGACTCATGTCCAGAACTCGGTGCTCGAAGGCGAGATCTCAGAAGGCGATCTCACAAAGCTGGAAGACGAAATTGATGACCTGCTGAAGCCCGGAGAGTCAACCATTATTTACGAGCTATCTTCGGATACCCTGCTTAATCGGACGGTTTATGGTGAAGATCCGACTGAGGATCAACGATTTCTGTAGTCGTTTCCGTCGACCCCCTGGGGGAAAGCACCCTATTGCAGGTCGACGGAAAATATTTATTGTAACCTGCTGTAAGCACATCTATGTCCTGCATATTGGGCATGGTTTCAGATGAACCCTTGATGGGTTGAAGTAAGCTCGAAGGTGCGCGTTGGTGATGCACCGAACTCGTTTCAGATGAACCCTTGATGGGTTGAAGTGACAAACGTGGTCGCGGTGGGGAGTGCGCCCGCCTCGTTTCAGATGAACCCTTGATGGGTTGAAGTCACCAACACAATCGCCGGAGCTATCCACGGGAGTGTTTCAGATGAACCCTTGATGGGTTGAAGTAATAATTAGATACAGCCAATGAATCTTAAAACTAGAGTTTCAGATGAACCCTTGATGGGTTGAAGTAGGCAGTCACACCGCCGATGACGGGAGTGCAGACGTTTCAGATGAACCCTTGATGGGTTGAAGTGACCTGAGATATGATGATGACCCATAAGACAAACATGTTTCAGATGAACCCTTGATGGGTTGAAGTAATCTGCAGAACCCGTTTGTCGCATCGAATGCGCTGGTTTCAGATGAACCCTTGATGGGTTGAAGTCTCGCGTTCCTTGTCGTAACGCTCTCGACGGTAATCGTTTCAGATGAACCCTTGATGGGTTGAAGTCTCCAGTAGTCTGTCGTCGTCGCTGACGCTGCGTAGGTTTCAGATGAACCCTTGATGGGTTGAAGTCCGCCCGGTGAAACGCGGTTTTTGATTGAGAAACCAGTTTCAGATGAACCCTTGATGGGTTGAAGTCTTACAGACGGGGAGGGCGATCGTCGTGTCGCCAGCGGTTTCAGATGAACCCTTGATGGGTTGAAGTTGCCCGATAACGCCAGCGACGATTGCGAGCATAAACGCGTTTCAGATGAACCCTTGTTGGGTTGAAGTACGCAGTGAGTCCGTCGATGTCGAGATTACGACCGGTTTCAGATGAACCCTTGATGGGTTGAAGTACACTCGGCACAAAATGCGGTCAGAAACAGACCGCCGGTTTCAGATGAACCCTTGATGGGTTGAAGTGGCTTGTGCTGCGTTCTCGGCTGTTTTGCGTGGTGTGTTTCAGATGAACCCTTGATGGGTTGAAGTCGGCAATTGGAGGATACTAATAGACATGGCATTAACCGTTTCAGATGAACCCTTGATGGGTTGAAGTTTTCCATCGTCGCAGTTAACCCAGATCTCATTATCCTGTTTCAGATGAACCCTTGATGGGTTGAAGTATCCTGCAGTTGCGCTCGCTCTCGCTCGTAATCGCTGGTTTCAGATGAACCCTTGATGGGTTGAAGTAAGTTCAGGACTTGTCTCTACAAGCACGTCGTGAAGAGTTTCAGATGAACCCTTGATGGGTTGAAGTATTTTCGTTTAGGGAGGGATCCTGGTGTCGTAGGAGTTTCAGATGAACCCTTGATGGGTTGAAGTCGGGATATCCTTGATGAGATGCAACTCAGTTAGGTGTTTCAGATGAACCTTCGTTGGGTTGAATCCTGCTCTGCTTGGAGATCGCGAGCACAGCTCTCTCTGATACAATACACACAAACCCATGAAGAGATACTACCAAGTCAGGAACCGATTATTCGGTTAAATTACTACTTTTATTATCATTTCTGGGAACACAAATCGAAAACGGGGTATTCAATCTGATGTATTGATTCGAGTGAATAAGACAAGAAACGCAAATCATGCGATTATCTGATAGAAAAGTATCTGCTGTATTTACACGGATATGCGCGCTACTTTGCGCGGGCACAATGAGCATGAGTGAGTATGTGCTTTCCGTCACGTCCGACACTCATCCATACGTTGGGGCACATCTTCCAAAGTCAAAAAACACAAATCGGCTGTCAGAGAGCTTTTGAGACAGATGTCTGTATTTCATTGTATGCAGGATCCCCTCCCCTCTTCTCGACATACACAAAAGACAAAACTCGGGATATATCAATAGTCATTGCCGTGTTCTTAGCCTATCGCGTTTCGAGTATATAAATGGTGGTGTCGCGAAGAATCTCTTCAGCCGGATGAGACAGTAATATTACGTTGCAGCAGCTGCAACCGCTTCTCAAGAAGTCTAACCGATGTCAAACACGGAATTTGGAGTGTCCATTTCGGATGAACTCGTTGAGGAACTGGACGATCTGACCGAGCAGTGCGTCGATCTCCAAGCAAGCCGTTCAGAGGTTGTTGAGGCGATTCTGACCGCGTACTTCCAGAGTGACATTGACCACGAAGCACGCGTTCGTGAGTTGATCATTCGTCGTCGAAAGGGGACGCTCTGACTCACTTTCTTCCTATTGCAGTCACTGCAACCGATTTTGAATCTGTTTCTTAACGATACCTGATAGAACTCACCGCCGGGTTCTAAATACTCGAAACGGAACAGCTTCGTCATATGTCTGATACGCTTGAATCTGAGTTTCTCAATAGTGACTATATTCTTCTTGCTGTCATCCCTACTTTTCTCGCTGCGATCTACTTTTTCACTCCCGATACCCTTCAGCAAGCACTCGCTTTCGACCACACACGATTCAACGGCTATACCCTGCTCACAGCGGCCTATGTCCACACTTCCGATTCTCACCTCTATAATAATCTCATCGGCTATGCTCTGGCCGCGACGTACACCTACGCCCTCTGTCTTACCATCGACGAGCTGTCTTGGTTCCGTCGCACATTCTTAGTTCACCTACTTACGCTGCCTATTCTCGTTAATCTCACCAGCTACGCCATATTTGCGACACTGTACCCTGGCGCTGAGCCAGTTTCTCGCGGCTTTTCGGGCGTCGTTAGCGGGTTTGTGGGCTTTCTGTTAGTTTCTCTCTCCGTATTCGTACGGAAGCGACATAGCCGTAAGATCGGCTATGCCACCGGATTGATCCTGCTTCTAGTGTTGATGCAACTGATTGACTTACGTTACTCGGGGGGCTTTCGGCCAGTAGTGACGGGGCTTATCATTCTCGCAAGTCATCTCGTGCTCTTACCGTATATCCGAAGTGGTATCGAGATCCCTGTGAGAGAGAAACGGAGGAAGATTGGACTAAGCATAGCCGGGGTAGCAGTGGTGGGCTTCATACTGGCATATTTGACTTTGAAGCTGTTCCCTGAAGCAGGAGCAATAGTAGAAGGTAGGGCGTTGACGAATGTTTTCGGTCACGCGGCAGGATTCTTGTGGGGGATCCTAGTCTCAATCGGAGTATGGATCTATTGTAGCTACCGACCGGCTGGGTAAAGCCACACCAGTGAGCACTCGTTGGTGGTCTTGGTAGAGTGCTCAGTTAGTACGTGTACGTATCGACAGTGTCTCCGTTTTGATCTTTGAGCGTCACAGTATCGCCGCCATTGTTCCAGACAGCACCGTTCTCGTCCCAGTAGAGCTCGTCATCGGTATCTGTACCGCTGCCGGTGTATAGTGTCACAGAGTCACCTGGCTCGGCGAGCTCGGTCGAACGCGAACGGATCGCGATGCTGTACGTGCGTCGGGATTGAGACGCGGGCGAGGTCGCGAATCGTGAGGCGCTCGTGGGGCACCTTTCATCTCGTAGAGCGGCAGGTAGACGTCCGAACGAGGATGTCGATAGGCGGGTGGAGCGACTACAGCGCCATTGAGCCGTACCTTGCAGAGCCGACCGAGACACGAATCGGTCAGGCGATGCGTTCACGACCCACATGTAGGGTAACATGTATAGTTGGAGAGCCTGATCCCTGCGTATGGCAACTGAAAAAGCCCCGAAGGAAACCAAGGTCAGCGACCGGGGGATGGTCACGATCCCAGCGGATCTTCGTCGTCGTCTCGACATTAAGGCCGGCGACAAGCTCCGCTGGGACGTCGACGATGAAGGGAACCTCTTGGTCGAGGTCGTCAAGCAGCGATACGGCGCCTTCGATGACTTCGAGCCGGTGTCGATGGGGGGCGGAGGGTCTGAAACACACGACCTCGGTCTCCCACTCGGTCTACTGTGACTCGTCGTTGCTCATTCGTGTCTCACAACAGACAGTTATAGCTGGACGTTCCTGGACCCATGGATAGATACGTCCCGTGTGTTGACCGTAGCTATGCTGTCGAACTGATGTTGTCGCAAGAATTAACGGATAATCATTTGATGAGGGATGTATGCAGACTCGTACTGAAACACTCGCATCTCTGTATCTCGATGGGCTCTTGGATATTCCATCATACCAACGTAGTTACTCGTGGGAGGAACCGCAGTTAGCAGACCTCATTGAGGACCTCCGATATCTACCTGAGGAGTCCAATCATTTCTTCGGGAACATCATCCTCGACAAGAAGGACGAGCAGTACCAAACAGATAGAGGAAGACGCTTCGACGTGTATGATGTTGTTGACGGCCAGCAGCGATTGACGACCGCACTCATTCTCCTTCATGTCGCCACGCAGTTTGATGATGTAGTCAACGAAACTGTCTCGGAGGACAACCTAATTTTCCCTGTTGACGAGCGTCCCCGACTGATGCCGCAGGATCAGGACGAAGAATTCTTCCGAGATAGCCTGTTCGGTAGTGCAGGTTTGGAGTGCAAAACCCCGTCACAGGAGCATCTTGAATACGCAAAGGAGTATTTTGAGTCAAAATTCGAAGACCTGCCTGCTCGAGAAATCTCCGAACGCCTGCGATATGACTGCAAAGTCAACGTCGTAGAAATAGACAACGAATCCGAGGCGGCATCGATTTTCGAGAGTCTGAACGACCGGGGGAAGCCCTTGTCTTCGCTTGATAAAACGAAGAGCTTCCTGATGTACATGGACGACCGCTCTAGCAATCGTGGGGCGCTCGAAACCAAAATAAAGCAACGATTTGGGAGCATCTACCACGAGTTGTTCGTCCTCTCTAACGGGCACGATCGAGTGAGCGATTTCGACGAAGACAGCGTTCAACGGTTTCACTGGGGAATTTACGACGGGTACGACTCTAACGAGTATTTCAGCAGTCTCGATACGCTCAAAGACAGGCTTCGAGAGAAATACCGAAACGGAGAGTACGATACCGTTCAGGGTAAAATTGACGAGTACACACAGAACCTTCGTGAAGCAGCATCGGCGTTCGCCGCGCTATTCAATCCTTCACAACGACCTGATGAAGTCGAGTCTGCACTAAGACGCCTGCTAGCACTCGGCAGAGTTGCAAACGCTCTCCCCGTCCTGATGGCGGCACAGATGGAATATGGTGACGATGAACCCGACAAGATGGCGGAGATTATTCAGGCGTGCGAAACGCTCATTTTTCGCGTCTATGCAACTGATGGCAGGCGGTCAGACACAGGTCTCGGCAAATTAGTTCGCCTCGCTCATTCGATTCATGCAGACGACTCGTATCTATTCGAGGACGTGCTCAATCGTCTCGACTCAATAACTCGCATTTACACCGACGATGACCGCTTTGAGCGCGACCTCCGTGATCCTGAATTTTATGATTCAATGTCGAGCCAAGATATCCGATATCTACTGTACCACTACGGAGAGCGACTAGGCATCGATATGCACGAAGAGGTTCAGCCAGACCTCGAACAAATCCTCTCGACAGATTTCGAGGTTGAGCACATTCTTGCTCGGGGACTCGCCGAGGAGCACATACCGGAAAGCCTTCGTGAGGACTTCGAAGACCAAGTTCATCGACTGGGTAATCTGACCATCGCCAGCTCATACTGGAACAAGTCTCTCTCCGATCTTC from Haloquadratum walsbyi C23 harbors:
- the cas4 gene encoding CRISPR-associated protein Cas4; its protein translation is MTAADPVDCLLATARGEPVNEPFRVTGVMVQYYYVCKRELWFESRNLEIDRENATVVRGTRIDETAYSDKRENLHLGMISLDLLDDGRVVEVKPSSTLTEPAKMQLSYYLWYLDRVADIQRDGVLAHPSERKREPVELTAERAERVETAIRGIHEVVSQASPPPAEEKPFCDSCAYHDFCWC
- the cas1b gene encoding type I-B CRISPR-associated endonuclease Cas1b, which produces MDRNYHVFSDGRLERSDDTLRFVPDGDGQKQYIPIENAEAFFLHGQIDFNTRLMSFLNDRTVALHVFGWEDYYSGSVMPKRGQTSGKTVVNQVRAYENRQHRRQLAAAIVRGSIHNMRTNVVYYNGRDHDLDVIIEDLEAAADRVDGELPVDELLGTEATARKAYYRSFNEILPNEFELTQREYNPPPNEINSLISFGNSLVYANCVSAIRATALDPTISYLHEPGERRYSLSLDLADLFKPVLADRILFRLVNRNQISDDDFETELGSCLLSESGRKTYTREFEEALERTVEHPTLNRKVSYQYLLRIEAYKIKKHLLTGEEYEPFQRWW
- the cas2 gene encoding CRISPR-associated endonuclease Cas2, which translates into the protein MYVVMVYDLEADRTQKALKLGRRYLTHVQNSVLEGEISEGDLTKLEDEIDDLLKPGESTIIYELSSDTLLNRTVYGEDPTEDQRFL
- a CDS encoding lamin tail domain-containing protein codes for the protein MSRRRRRSAGIVTIPRSLTLVSFGAFSVAIRRDQALQLYMLPYMWVVNASPDRFVSRSALQGTAQWRCSRSTRLSTSSFGRLPAALRDERCPTSASRFATSPASQSRRTYSIAIRSRSTELAEPGDSVTLYTGSGTDTDDELYWDENGAVWNNGGDTVTLKDQNGDTVDTYTY
- a CDS encoding AbrB/MazE/SpoVT family DNA-binding domain-containing protein — protein: MATEKAPKETKVSDRGMVTIPADLRRRLDIKAGDKLRWDVDDEGNLLVEVVKQRYGAFDDFEPVSMGGGGSETHDLGLPLGLL
- a CDS encoding DUF262 domain-containing protein produces the protein MQTRTETLASLYLDGLLDIPSYQRSYSWEEPQLADLIEDLRYLPEESNHFFGNIILDKKDEQYQTDRGRRFDVYDVVDGQQRLTTALILLHVATQFDDVVNETVSEDNLIFPVDERPRLMPQDQDEEFFRDSLFGSAGLECKTPSQEHLEYAKEYFESKFEDLPAREISERLRYDCKVNVVEIDNESEAASIFESLNDRGKPLSSLDKTKSFLMYMDDRSSNRGALETKIKQRFGSIYHELFVLSNGHDRVSDFDEDSVQRFHWGIYDGYDSNEYFSSLDTLKDRLREKYRNGEYDTVQGKIDEYTQNLREAASAFAALFNPSQRPDEVESALRRLLALGRVANALPVLMAAQMEYGDDEPDKMAEIIQACETLIFRVYATDGRRSDTGLGKLVRLAHSIHADDSYLFEDVLNRLDSITRIYTDDDRFERDLRDPEFYDSMSSQDIRYLLYHYGERLGIDMHEEVQPDLEQILSTDFEVEHILARGLAEEHIPESLREDFEDQVHRLGNLTIASSYWNKSLSDLPFMKKKNAEGRREKEYKSSVLRVQQVLAAFEQFSREELEEREQKIIDFALDEWDTESVDRSSGGSGGSDDSDAPEYETLPNNFFRRLTNRQEAFIRILLDENDWIVNQEICQRMKDEYDLSSGGSKAMSGILSGFTRKYTNNFTWNLINYRTTGGGTEYRLNPDSGYLDELHERLVDSGDES